In the genome of Gemmobacter fulvus, the window TGTCCGGGTGGCGGCGGGCAGCACCGCCTGCACGAAGACACCCTTGGGGCCAAGCTCGAACGCCAGCCCCTGCGACAGGAAGATCGCAAAGGCCTTGGTCGCGCCATAGGCCGACATGCCGAATTCCGGCACCAGCCCGACGACCGAAGCGATGTTGATGATGGCGCCCTGCCCCTGGCGGGCAAAGCGGGTGGCGGCAGCATGGGCCAGCCGCGCAAGACTGGTGGTGTTCAACGTGATCAGCCGGGTGATCTCGGCGCTGCTCTGCTCAGCAAAGCTGCCGCTGAGGCCCGCCCCGGCGTTGTTCACCAGAATGCCGATGTCGCCATCTTCGCGCAGCCGGGCTTCGACCCGGGCAATGTCGGCATCCTGTGTCAGATCGGCGGGCAGGATGTCGATGGCAACGCCGGTCTCGGCGCGCAGCCTTGTGGCCAAGGCCTCCATCCGGGCGGTATCGCGGGCGACCAGCACAAGATCGTGCCCGCGCCGGGCGAAACGGTCGGCATAGGTGGCACCAATGCCGGTCGAGGCGCCGGTGATCAGGGTTTTTGCGGGCATAGCGTTGCACTCCGACAGGTTCACATCTACATTCATGACGATCATCATGATTGGTTCCAAATATGATGATCGTCATGAATATGTCAAGCCCTGAGAGGAACGAGGTCGCTGATGAAAGTCTCGCGTGAGCAGATGGTCGAAAACCGCAGCCGGATCCTGGCACAGGCGGCACGGCTGTTTCGGGAGAAAGGGTTCGAGGCGGTCTCGGTGGCCGAGGTGATGAAGGCCGCCGGTCTGACCCATGGCGGCTTTTACGGCCATTTCGCCTCGAAAGATGACCTGATCGCGCAGACCATGGCGCATGCGCTGGCCGGTGAAGAGGCGCAGGCACGCGGGTTTGACGCCTTCCTGTCAGCCTATCTGTCGCCCGCCCACCGCGACGCCCCGGCGACGGGCTGCCCGACCGCCGCCTTCGCATCCGACGCGCGCCGACAGACGCCAGACGCCCGCGCCGCGATGGCCGCAGGGGTCGGGGCACAGATTGCACGGATTGCAGAGTCGCTGGAACAGCAGGGCGCGGCCGATGCCCGCACCGCCGCAATCGGCAGCTGGTCTGCGGCGGTCGGTGCCATGATCCTGGCGCGTGCGGTCGAGGACAAGGCCCTGTCGGATGAGATCCTTGCCCAGACAAAAAACTGGATCACGGCGGCCCTGAACCCCTGACAGAGAGTCTGCTTCCCTTGGGTCAGCTGGGATGACACAGCGCGGATGATCCGCTGGGTGCAGCCTTTGTTCAGACTTCGAAGGCCGCCAGGATCGGGCAGGCGCTTGATGTGCCTGCGGCGCATTCGGACGCCAGCCGTTGCAGACTGTGGCGCGCACGTTGCAACTCGGCGATCTGCTCATCAAGCTTGGCCAGACGCTTCTCGGCCATCTCATGCGCACGGCGGTGATCATGCCCTGCGTCCAGTGCGATCAGTTCGCGGATTTCTTCAAGCGTGAAACCGGCCTGTTGCGCCTTGCGGATAAAACGCAGTCGCCGCAAGTCGTCGTTGCCATAGCGGCGGATGCCGCCAGCACGCTCCGGGGTCTCCAGAAGATCCTTGCGCTGATAGAAACGAATGGTCTCTACACCGACATGACCAGCCTCGGCGAGCTTTCCGATCGTCAGCATTTTTTCCTCTTGATACCGTACTATGGTACGGGACTTATATACATGCCGACCACTCCGAATCAAGGATGAGAAGGGGACATGACAATGTCGGAATCTGCCAAGACCACCCACGCCATGAAAACTGCGCAGCTTTACCGGATGGTGATGCCGGACCACAGCTGCCCCTATGGTCTGAAATCGCTGGACCTGCTGAAACGGGCGGGCTACGTGGTCGAGGATCATCACCTGACCACGCGCGCGGAGGTCGATGCCTTCAAGACCGCGCATGGTGTCCCGACCACTCCACAGGTTTTCATCGGCGGCAAACGCGTAGGGGGCCATGACGATCTGCGCCGCTTTCTGGGCAAACCCGTGGTGGACCCGAAGGCGACCAGCTATCGCCCGGTCGTTGCCTTGTTTGCCATGACCCTGTTGATGGCACTTGCCACAAGCGTCGCGGTTTACGGCACGCCATTCACCATCAGGGGGGCTGAGTGGTTCATCGCTTTCAGCATGACGGTTCTGGCACTGCTGAAGCTCCAGAATGTCGAGAGCTTCGCGACCATGTTCCTGAACTACGACCTTCTCGCCAAGCGCTGGGTGCCCTATTCCTACATCTATCCCTTCGCAGAGGGGCTGGCGGGTGTCCTGATGGTTGCCGGGGCTTTGACATGGCTGTCGGTCCCCGTCGCGCTGTTCATCGGCACCATCGGCGCGGCCTCGGTGGTCAAGGCAGTCTATGTTGACCGCCGCGAACTGAAGTGTGCCTGTGTCGGCGGCTCAAGCAATGTTCCCCTCGGCTTCCTCTCGCTGACCGAAAACCTGATGATGATCGCCATGGCGGTCTGGATGGCACTTGCCGCTTTCGGCCTGCTGCCCGTCTGGGCGCACGGGATGTAGTCCCGTCAACCCTCTTGCCCTCTACAAGACCCATGCCATGGGCACAGACAGCCTGCTTCGCT includes:
- a CDS encoding TetR/AcrR family transcriptional regulator → MKVSREQMVENRSRILAQAARLFREKGFEAVSVAEVMKAAGLTHGGFYGHFASKDDLIAQTMAHALAGEEAQARGFDAFLSAYLSPAHRDAPATGCPTAAFASDARRQTPDARAAMAAGVGAQIARIAESLEQQGAADARTAAIGSWSAAVGAMILARAVEDKALSDEILAQTKNWITAALNP
- a CDS encoding SDR family NAD(P)-dependent oxidoreductase; protein product: MIVMNVDVNLSECNAMPAKTLITGASTGIGATYADRFARRGHDLVLVARDTARMEALATRLRAETGVAIDILPADLTQDADIARVEARLREDGDIGILVNNAGAGLSGSFAEQSSAEITRLITLNTTSLARLAHAAATRFARQGQGAIINIASVVGLVPEFGMSAYGATKAFAIFLSQGLAFELGPKGVFVQAVLPAATRTELWARAGADPAALPPMMDVNDLVDAALAGFDAGEAITIPALSDAAMWDAYQAARQAMLPDFSNTQPAARYRA
- a CDS encoding glutaredoxin family protein; protein product: MTMSESAKTTHAMKTAQLYRMVMPDHSCPYGLKSLDLLKRAGYVVEDHHLTTRAEVDAFKTAHGVPTTPQVFIGGKRVGGHDDLRRFLGKPVVDPKATSYRPVVALFAMTLLMALATSVAVYGTPFTIRGAEWFIAFSMTVLALLKLQNVESFATMFLNYDLLAKRWVPYSYIYPFAEGLAGVLMVAGALTWLSVPVALFIGTIGAASVVKAVYVDRRELKCACVGGSSNVPLGFLSLTENLMMIAMAVWMALAAFGLLPVWAHGM
- a CDS encoding MerR family transcriptional regulator, producing the protein MLTIGKLAEAGHVGVETIRFYQRKDLLETPERAGGIRRYGNDDLRRLRFIRKAQQAGFTLEEIRELIALDAGHDHRRAHEMAEKRLAKLDEQIAELQRARHSLQRLASECAAGTSSACPILAAFEV